The Streptomyces camelliae genome window below encodes:
- a CDS encoding TrmH family RNA methyltransferase: MTDPLTRWREHAGSAVLLDGFHALKHALRFGAEVPVAVTTDRAAALALAGELAGDVRDALDALLIEVPAQTYASLVPRPHPTGVAALAVRPSREANLRTLARTPRTAPVVVLDNPRNLGNAGAVIRLAAGFGATGVVTTGTLDPWHPTVVRGGAGLHFATAVERLGVDELPPGPVFALDPEGDDIRGVKLPDDAVLAFGSERSGLSVALRARADHLLSLPMRPQVSSYNLATSVAMTLYHWSVTGGASTDSRASS; the protein is encoded by the coding sequence ATGACCGACCCGCTGACCCGCTGGCGCGAGCACGCCGGCAGTGCTGTGCTGCTCGACGGCTTCCATGCCCTGAAGCATGCGCTGCGCTTCGGGGCCGAGGTACCGGTGGCGGTCACCACCGACCGGGCGGCCGCGCTCGCGCTGGCCGGAGAGCTGGCCGGGGACGTGCGGGACGCGCTGGACGCGCTGCTCATCGAGGTGCCCGCGCAGACGTACGCCTCGCTCGTGCCGCGGCCCCACCCGACCGGGGTGGCCGCGCTCGCCGTACGGCCGTCCCGCGAGGCCAATCTGCGCACGCTCGCCCGTACCCCGCGCACCGCGCCCGTCGTGGTCCTGGACAACCCCCGCAACCTCGGCAACGCCGGTGCCGTGATCCGGCTGGCCGCCGGTTTCGGGGCGACCGGGGTGGTCACCACGGGCACGCTCGACCCGTGGCACCCCACCGTGGTGCGCGGCGGCGCCGGGCTGCACTTCGCGACCGCCGTGGAGCGCCTCGGCGTCGACGAGCTGCCCCCGGGGCCGGTGTTCGCGCTGGATCCAGAGGGTGACGACATCCGGGGCGTGAAGCTGCCGGACGACGCCGTCCTCGCCTTCGGTTCCGAGCGCAGCGGACTGTCCGTCGCACTGCGCGCGCGTGCCGACCATCTGCTGTCCCTGCCGATGCGCCCCCAGGTCTCCAGCTACAACCTGGCCACCAGCGTGGCGATGACGCTGTACCACTGGAGCGTCACCGGGGGCGCATCCACGGACTCCCGGGCTTCTTCCTAG
- a CDS encoding 3-hydroxyacyl-CoA dehydrogenase, with protein sequence MTALDLSSPVAVVGTGTMGQGIAQVALVAGHPVRLYDAVAGRARDAAEEIGARLDRLVAKGKLGAAQRDAAHDRLKPVDSLTELADCALVVEAVLERLDVKQQLFGELEDIVAEDCLLATNTSSLSVTAIGGALRHPGRFVGLHFFNPAPLLPLVEVVSGFATDVTSATRAYETARAWGKTPVACADTPGFIVNRIARPFYAEAFAVYEAQAADPATIDAVLRGSGGFKMGAFELTDLIGQDVNESVTHSVWQSFFQDVRFTPSLAQRRLVESGRLGRKSGHGWYDYAEGAERAEPHTADKEQPPAYVVAEGDLGPAAELLALIREAGIQVREEDEDNGTRLVLPGGGQLVLADGQTSVEFRDVVYFDLALDYRTATRIALSAGHDTSPRTLTEATGLFQALGKDVSVIGDIPGMIVARTVARIIDLAHDAVAKGVATEEDIDTAMRLGVNYPLGPFEWDRRLGRDFAIDVLDEMHERDPSGRYAPSLALYRHAYAVDKREGAS encoded by the coding sequence ATGACAGCACTCGACCTCAGCAGCCCCGTGGCCGTCGTCGGCACCGGCACCATGGGCCAGGGCATCGCCCAGGTCGCGCTGGTCGCCGGCCACCCGGTGCGGCTCTACGACGCCGTCGCCGGGCGCGCACGGGACGCGGCCGAAGAGATCGGCGCCCGCCTCGACCGGCTCGTCGCCAAGGGCAAGCTCGGCGCCGCCCAGCGGGACGCCGCCCACGACCGTCTGAAGCCCGTGGACAGCCTCACCGAGCTGGCCGACTGTGCGCTGGTCGTGGAGGCAGTCCTGGAGCGGCTGGACGTCAAACAGCAGCTCTTCGGCGAACTGGAGGACATCGTCGCCGAGGACTGCCTGCTCGCCACCAACACCTCCTCGCTGTCGGTGACGGCCATCGGCGGCGCCCTGCGCCATCCCGGCCGCTTCGTCGGCCTGCACTTCTTCAACCCGGCCCCGCTGCTGCCGCTCGTCGAGGTCGTCTCCGGGTTCGCCACCGACGTCACGTCGGCCACGCGCGCGTACGAGACCGCCCGCGCCTGGGGCAAGACCCCGGTGGCCTGCGCGGACACCCCGGGCTTCATCGTCAACCGGATCGCCCGGCCGTTCTACGCCGAGGCGTTCGCCGTCTACGAGGCCCAGGCGGCCGACCCGGCCACCATCGACGCGGTGCTGCGCGGTTCCGGCGGCTTCAAGATGGGCGCCTTCGAGCTGACCGACCTGATCGGACAGGACGTCAACGAGTCGGTGACGCACTCGGTGTGGCAGTCCTTCTTCCAGGACGTGCGCTTCACGCCCTCCCTCGCGCAGCGCAGGCTGGTGGAGTCCGGCCGCCTCGGCCGCAAGAGCGGGCACGGCTGGTACGACTACGCCGAGGGCGCCGAGCGGGCCGAACCGCACACCGCCGACAAGGAGCAGCCGCCCGCGTACGTCGTCGCCGAGGGCGACCTCGGCCCCGCCGCCGAACTGCTCGCGCTGATCCGGGAGGCGGGCATCCAGGTCCGCGAGGAGGACGAGGACAACGGCACGCGCCTGGTGCTGCCCGGCGGCGGCCAGCTGGTCCTCGCCGACGGTCAGACCTCTGTGGAGTTCCGGGACGTCGTCTACTTCGACCTCGCCCTCGACTACCGCACGGCCACCCGCATCGCCCTGTCCGCCGGCCACGACACCTCGCCGCGGACCCTCACCGAGGCCACCGGCCTGTTCCAGGCGCTCGGCAAGGACGTCAGCGTCATCGGCGACATCCCCGGCATGATCGTCGCGCGCACCGTCGCCCGGATCATCGACCTCGCCCACGACGCCGTCGCCAAGGGCGTGGCCACCGAGGAGGACATCGACACGGCCATGCGCCTCGGGGTCAACTACCCGCTCGGCCCGTTCGAATGGGACCGCAGGCTCGGCCGTGACTTCGCGATCGACGTCCTGGACGAGATGCACGAGCGCGACCCGTCCGGACGCTACGCGCCCTCGCTCGCGCTCTACCGCCACGCATACGCCGTCGACAAGCGGGAGGGCGCCTCATGA
- a CDS encoding DUF5819 family protein: protein MDAYDEDPGARSGPGGPAGARLPDEPSAHDAGDREGNDRGDGRGASARTAPDASPRPGMAAGPEDPDRTGMAAGPEDPDRPGTAGRPDVPASPPAEPRTGVAALSPRYQVGAALALAVVGVAACVHLLMVFLSLAPANTVTKQHGKAVEEWVYPEFEQNWKLFAPNPLQQNIAVQVRAEARTKDGELRTTGWIDLSAQDGAAIDGNLAPSHTQQNELRRAWDFFTATHGVDNRPVGMRGSLSEQYLRRIVVMRLYRNDPPDKLGVIQRVQVRSSTTNVQPPKWSPERVSDQPVYRLLPWWTVTADEAAGGVR from the coding sequence ATGGACGCGTACGACGAGGACCCGGGGGCCCGGTCGGGCCCCGGCGGGCCGGCCGGGGCGCGTCTCCCGGACGAACCTTCGGCCCACGACGCCGGCGACCGGGAAGGGAACGACCGGGGTGACGGTCGCGGTGCGTCGGCCCGGACGGCCCCGGACGCCTCCCCCCGGCCGGGCATGGCTGCCGGGCCTGAGGATCCCGACCGGACAGGCATGGCTGCCGGACCTGAGGACCCCGACCGGCCGGGCACGGCCGGTCGGCCTGACGTCCCCGCGTCGCCGCCCGCCGAGCCCCGTACCGGTGTGGCCGCCCTCTCCCCCCGCTACCAGGTCGGCGCGGCGCTGGCGCTCGCCGTGGTCGGGGTGGCCGCCTGTGTGCATCTGCTGATGGTGTTCCTCAGCCTCGCCCCGGCGAACACGGTGACGAAGCAGCACGGCAAGGCGGTCGAGGAGTGGGTGTACCCGGAGTTCGAGCAGAACTGGAAGCTGTTCGCCCCGAACCCGCTGCAGCAGAACATCGCCGTCCAGGTGCGCGCCGAGGCGCGGACGAAGGACGGAGAGCTGCGCACCACCGGGTGGATCGATCTGTCCGCCCAGGACGGCGCCGCCATCGACGGCAACCTGGCGCCCAGCCACACGCAGCAGAACGAGCTGCGCCGGGCCTGGGACTTCTTCACTGCCACGCACGGCGTCGACAACCGGCCCGTGGGCATGCGGGGCTCCCTGTCCGAGCAGTACCTGCGCCGGATCGTGGTGATGCGGCTGTACCGGAACGATCCGCCGGACAAGCTGGGCGTCATACAGCGGGTGCAGGTCCGCTCCAGCACGACCAATGTGCAGCCGCCGAAGTGGAGCCCTGAGCGCGTGTCCGACCAGCCTGTCTACCGCCTGCTGCCCTGGTGGACCGTGACCGCCGACGAGGCCGCCGGGGGTGTGCGGTGA
- the paaB gene encoding 1,2-phenylacetyl-CoA epoxidase subunit PaaB, giving the protein MSTTDWPLWEVFVRSRRGLSHTHAGSLHAPDAELALRNARDLYTRRGEGVSIWVVPAAAITASSPDEKDPFFEPAADKPYRHPTFYEIPEGVKHL; this is encoded by the coding sequence ATGAGCACCACCGACTGGCCCCTGTGGGAGGTCTTCGTGCGCTCCCGGCGCGGCCTCTCCCACACCCACGCCGGCAGCCTGCACGCCCCGGACGCCGAGCTGGCCCTGCGCAACGCCCGCGACCTGTACACCCGGCGCGGCGAAGGCGTCTCCATCTGGGTCGTCCCGGCCGCCGCGATCACCGCGTCCTCGCCGGACGAGAAGGACCCGTTCTTCGAACCGGCCGCCGACAAGCCCTACCGCCACCCGACCTTCTACGAGATCCCGGAAGGGGTGAAGCACCTGTGA
- a CDS encoding HTTM domain-containing protein: MNRLSLTLSRGIARVTGSALGPYQSAVIRIGFAGTWLLFLLREFPHRQELYGPTGPWGWNLARELTADNHAFTALLWSDTQLWFECFYLLALLASAALLLGWRTRTASVLFMVGVLSLQNRSVFVGDGGDNVLHLMSFYLVFTRCGQVWSLDARRAERAEAARARGERVPADLVGPVLWAVLGLALVLATVTGRFDNGWLIPALLWTALVGLALWWAVDRWAKARDPKILLDVVANILHNGALVVIMAEACLIYATAGWYKIQGSRWQDGTAVYYPLHLDYFSPWPGLADLMSSSGTIMMVVAYGTVMVQVAFPFTLFNRRVKNVLLVLLMIEHSVIAVVLGLPFFSLAMITADAVFLPTSFLRRLGALAARARVRVVRRGVRTVPAPRSAEEDEHVAKGRVEAV; the protein is encoded by the coding sequence GTGAACCGTCTCTCCCTGACTCTCTCGCGTGGGATCGCCCGGGTCACCGGGTCCGCGCTCGGGCCGTACCAGAGCGCCGTGATCCGCATCGGGTTCGCCGGGACCTGGCTGCTGTTCCTGCTGCGCGAGTTCCCGCACCGGCAGGAGCTGTACGGCCCCACCGGGCCGTGGGGCTGGAACCTCGCCAGGGAGCTGACCGCCGACAATCACGCCTTCACGGCCCTGCTCTGGTCCGACACGCAGCTCTGGTTCGAGTGCTTCTATCTGCTGGCGCTCCTCGCCAGCGCCGCGCTGCTGCTCGGCTGGCGGACCCGGACGGCGTCCGTGCTGTTCATGGTGGGCGTGCTGTCGCTGCAGAACCGCAGTGTCTTCGTCGGCGACGGCGGCGACAACGTCCTGCACCTGATGTCCTTCTATCTCGTGTTCACGCGCTGCGGTCAGGTGTGGTCGCTGGACGCGCGGCGGGCGGAGCGGGCAGAGGCGGCACGCGCGCGTGGGGAGCGGGTTCCCGCCGACCTGGTCGGACCGGTCCTGTGGGCGGTGCTGGGCCTGGCGCTCGTGCTCGCGACGGTCACCGGCCGGTTCGACAACGGCTGGCTGATCCCCGCGCTGCTGTGGACGGCCCTGGTGGGACTCGCCCTGTGGTGGGCCGTGGATCGCTGGGCGAAGGCGCGGGACCCGAAGATCCTGCTGGACGTCGTCGCCAACATCCTGCACAACGGTGCCCTGGTCGTGATCATGGCGGAGGCGTGCCTGATCTACGCGACAGCGGGCTGGTACAAGATCCAGGGCTCGCGCTGGCAGGACGGCACGGCCGTCTACTACCCGCTCCACCTGGACTACTTCTCGCCGTGGCCCGGTCTCGCCGATCTCATGTCCTCCAGCGGCACGATCATGATGGTCGTGGCCTACGGGACGGTCATGGTGCAGGTCGCCTTTCCGTTCACCCTGTTCAACCGGCGGGTCAAGAACGTCCTGCTGGTGCTGCTGATGATCGAGCACTCGGTGATCGCGGTCGTCCTCGGTCTGCCGTTCTTCTCGCTGGCGATGATCACCGCGGACGCGGTCTTCCTGCCGACGTCCTTCCTGCGCCGGCTGGGCGCGCTGGCGGCACGCGCGCGTGTGCGGGTCGTGCGGCGCGGGGTGCGTACGGTGCCCGCACCGCGCTCAGCGGAGGAGGACGAGCACGTCGCCAAGGGCCGGGTGGAGGCCGTGTAG
- a CDS encoding Lrp/AsnC family transcriptional regulator: MAAEQLADGPQDGVPLPPPRPLDAIDQDILRILQADGRASIRSVAERVHVSRANAYARINRLVEDGVIRGFGARVDHERAGHGTSAYITLKIVQNTWRTVREQLRQLPGASHIALVGGDFDVLLLVHTPDNRALRELVLTRLQAIPEVLSTRTLLVFEEEDLEPEA; encoded by the coding sequence ATGGCAGCTGAACAATTGGCCGACGGACCGCAGGACGGCGTCCCGCTGCCGCCCCCGCGTCCGCTCGACGCGATCGATCAGGACATCCTGAGAATCCTGCAGGCGGACGGCCGGGCCTCGATACGGTCGGTCGCGGAACGTGTCCACGTCTCGCGCGCCAACGCGTACGCGCGCATCAACCGGCTCGTCGAGGACGGGGTGATCCGCGGCTTCGGCGCGCGCGTGGACCACGAGCGGGCGGGGCACGGCACCTCGGCGTACATCACGCTGAAGATCGTCCAGAACACCTGGCGCACGGTCCGCGAGCAGCTCAGGCAGCTGCCCGGTGCCTCCCACATCGCCCTCGTGGGCGGCGACTTCGATGTGCTGCTGCTGGTGCACACGCCCGACAACAGGGCGCTGCGCGAGCTGGTGCTCACCCGGCTCCAGGCGATCCCCGAGGTGCTCAGCACGCGCACGCTGCTGGTGTTCGAGGAGGAGGACCTGGAGCCGGAGGCGTAA
- the paaA gene encoding 1,2-phenylacetyl-CoA epoxidase subunit PaaA translates to MATAAAAQRTARTEADGTPDTVDTTAYQRAFDAAVAADERIEPRDWMPDAYRATLVRQIAQHAHSEIIGMQPEANWITRAPSLRRKAILMAKVQDEAGHGLYLYSAAETLGTSREELLDKLHSGRQKYSSIFNYPTLTWADVGAIGWLVDGAAITNQVPLCRCSYGPYARAMVRICKEESFHQRQGYELLLALSKGTAEQHAMAQDAVNRWWWPSLMMFGPPDDESQHSAQSMEWKIKRHSNDELRQRFVDICVPQAESLSLALPDPDLRWNEERGHYDFGPIDWTEFWDVLKGNGPCNEQRITQRRRAHDEGAWVREAAAAYAAKHSTGHADTTGETGHETEAERA, encoded by the coding sequence ATGGCCACAGCAGCCGCCGCGCAGCGCACGGCCCGCACGGAGGCGGACGGCACGCCGGACACCGTCGACACGACGGCCTACCAGCGCGCCTTCGACGCGGCCGTGGCCGCCGACGAGCGCATCGAACCACGCGACTGGATGCCCGACGCCTACCGCGCGACCCTGGTCCGGCAGATCGCCCAGCACGCGCACTCCGAGATCATCGGCATGCAGCCGGAGGCCAACTGGATCACCCGCGCCCCCAGCCTGCGCCGCAAGGCCATCCTGATGGCCAAGGTCCAGGACGAGGCCGGCCACGGGCTGTACCTGTACAGCGCGGCCGAGACCCTCGGCACCAGCCGCGAGGAGCTGCTCGACAAGCTGCACAGCGGCCGCCAGAAGTACTCCTCCATCTTCAACTACCCGACCCTGACCTGGGCCGATGTCGGCGCGATCGGCTGGCTGGTGGACGGCGCCGCGATCACCAACCAGGTCCCGCTGTGCCGCTGCTCCTACGGCCCGTACGCGCGCGCCATGGTGCGGATCTGCAAGGAGGAGTCCTTCCACCAGCGCCAGGGCTACGAACTGCTGCTGGCCCTCAGCAAGGGCACCGCGGAACAGCACGCGATGGCGCAGGACGCGGTGAACCGCTGGTGGTGGCCCTCCTTGATGATGTTTGGCCCGCCCGACGACGAGTCCCAGCACTCCGCACAGTCCATGGAGTGGAAGATCAAGCGCCACTCCAACGACGAGCTGCGCCAGCGCTTCGTCGACATCTGCGTCCCCCAGGCCGAATCCCTGAGCCTCGCCCTCCCCGACCCTGACCTGCGGTGGAACGAGGAGCGGGGGCACTACGACTTCGGCCCGATCGACTGGACGGAGTTCTGGGACGTCCTCAAGGGCAACGGCCCGTGCAACGAGCAGCGGATCACCCAGCGCAGACGCGCCCACGACGAGGGCGCCTGGGTACGGGAAGCGGCGGCGGCCTACGCGGCCAAGCACAGCACCGGACATGCCGACACCACCGGCGAGACCGGCCACGAGACAGAAGCGGAGCGAGCATGA
- a CDS encoding TetR/AcrR family transcriptional regulator, which produces MTTARRDTYTPETLLSVAVRVFNERGYDGTSMEHLSKAAGISKSSIYHHVSGKEELLRRAVSRALDGLFAILDEEHARVGRPADRLEHVVRRMVEVLIGELPYVTLLLRVRGNTETERWALERRRDFDHRVAELLKAAAADGDVRGDVEVRLATRLVFGMINSIVEWYRPDPSGAGDREVADAVVRLVFSGLRQD; this is translated from the coding sequence ATGACCACGGCCAGACGCGACACGTACACCCCGGAGACGCTCCTGTCCGTCGCCGTGCGGGTCTTCAACGAGCGCGGTTACGACGGCACCTCCATGGAGCACCTGTCCAAGGCGGCCGGGATCTCCAAGTCCTCGATCTACCACCACGTCAGCGGCAAGGAGGAGCTGCTTCGCCGGGCCGTCAGCCGTGCCCTGGACGGTCTGTTCGCCATCCTGGACGAGGAGCACGCGCGCGTGGGGCGGCCCGCCGACCGGCTGGAGCACGTCGTGCGCCGCATGGTCGAGGTCCTGATAGGCGAGCTGCCGTACGTCACGCTGCTGCTGCGTGTGCGCGGCAACACCGAGACCGAGCGCTGGGCGCTGGAGCGGCGGCGCGACTTCGACCACCGGGTCGCCGAACTGCTGAAGGCAGCGGCCGCCGACGGCGACGTACGCGGCGATGTCGAGGTCCGCCTGGCCACCCGGCTGGTCTTCGGGATGATCAACTCGATCGTGGAGTGGTACCGGCCGGACCCGAGCGGGGCCGGCGACCGCGAGGTGGCCGACGCGGTGGTCCGGCTCGTCTTCTCCGGCCTGCGTCAGGACTGA
- the paaN gene encoding phenylacetic acid degradation protein PaaN: MAAELSVPDLIAKHRPTLDQALEAIRTRAYWSPHPEHPKAYGENGSLDAAAGKAAFDAVLNTRLDLGQPGTDDWTGGEVSPYGIELGVTYPHADADVLLPALKAGQRAWRDAGPETRAVVCLEILKRISDRTHEFAHAVMHTSGQAFMMAFQAGGPHAQDRGLEAVAYAYAEQVRTPDAAEWTKPQGKKDPLALTKRFTPVPRGIALLIGCNTFPTWNGFPGLFASLATGNAVLVKPHPRAVLPLALTVQVARDVLAGAGFDPNLVALAAERPGEGIAKTLATRPEIRIIDYTGSTSFGDWLEANARQAQVYTEKAGVNTVLVHSTDDYKGMLANLAFSLSLYSGQMCTTPQNLLVPRDGIRTDAGSKTFDEFTADLARAVDGLLGDDARANALLGAIVNPDVKARLEAAAGLGEVALASREITNPDFPDAVVRTPVIVKLDGARKYWEGADDQAAYMSECFGPVSFAVAVDSAADAVELLRRTVREKGAMTVGAYTTDPEVERAVEEACLEEAAQLSLNLTGGVYVNQTAAFSDFHGSGGNPAANAALTDGAFVASRFRVVEVRREA, translated from the coding sequence ATGGCCGCCGAACTGTCCGTGCCCGATCTGATCGCGAAGCACCGGCCCACTCTGGACCAGGCGCTGGAAGCGATCCGTACGCGCGCGTACTGGTCCCCGCACCCCGAGCACCCGAAGGCCTACGGCGAGAACGGCAGCCTGGACGCGGCGGCCGGCAAGGCCGCGTTCGACGCCGTGCTGAACACCCGCCTGGACCTCGGCCAGCCCGGCACGGACGACTGGACGGGCGGCGAGGTCTCGCCGTACGGCATCGAGCTGGGCGTTACGTACCCGCACGCGGACGCGGACGTGCTGCTGCCCGCGTTGAAGGCCGGTCAGCGCGCCTGGCGGGACGCCGGCCCGGAGACGCGCGCGGTGGTCTGTCTGGAGATCCTCAAGCGGATCAGCGACCGGACGCACGAGTTCGCGCACGCCGTCATGCACACCAGCGGCCAGGCCTTCATGATGGCGTTCCAGGCGGGCGGCCCGCACGCCCAGGACCGCGGCCTGGAGGCGGTGGCCTACGCGTACGCGGAGCAGGTCCGCACACCGGACGCGGCCGAGTGGACCAAGCCCCAGGGCAAGAAGGACCCGCTGGCCCTCACCAAGCGGTTCACGCCGGTCCCGCGCGGCATCGCCCTGCTCATCGGCTGCAACACCTTCCCGACCTGGAACGGCTTCCCGGGTCTGTTCGCCTCCCTCGCCACCGGCAACGCGGTCCTGGTCAAGCCCCACCCGCGCGCGGTGCTGCCGCTCGCTCTCACCGTCCAGGTCGCCCGGGACGTGCTGGCCGGAGCCGGCTTCGACCCGAACCTGGTGGCGCTGGCCGCCGAGCGCCCCGGCGAGGGCATCGCCAAGACCCTGGCCACCCGCCCCGAGATCCGGATCATCGACTACACCGGCTCGACGTCCTTCGGCGACTGGCTGGAGGCCAACGCCCGCCAGGCGCAGGTCTACACGGAGAAGGCCGGCGTCAACACGGTGCTCGTGCACTCCACGGACGACTACAAGGGCATGCTGGCCAACCTGGCGTTCTCGCTGTCGCTGTACAGCGGCCAGATGTGCACCACCCCGCAGAACCTGCTCGTCCCCCGCGACGGCATCCGCACCGACGCGGGCTCCAAGACCTTCGACGAGTTCACCGCCGACCTCGCCCGCGCGGTCGACGGCCTCCTCGGCGACGACGCGCGCGCGAACGCCCTGCTGGGCGCGATCGTCAACCCGGACGTCAAGGCCCGCCTGGAAGCCGCGGCCGGCCTCGGCGAAGTGGCCCTCGCCTCCCGGGAGATCACCAACCCCGACTTCCCGGACGCGGTCGTGCGCACCCCCGTCATCGTCAAGCTGGACGGCGCGCGGAAATACTGGGAGGGGGCCGACGACCAGGCCGCCTACATGAGCGAGTGCTTCGGCCCCGTCTCCTTCGCCGTCGCGGTCGACTCGGCCGCCGACGCCGTGGAGCTGCTGCGCCGTACGGTCCGCGAGAAGGGCGCGATGACGGTCGGCGCCTACACCACCGACCCCGAGGTCGAGCGGGCCGTCGAGGAGGCCTGCCTGGAGGAGGCGGCCCAGCTGTCCCTCAACCTGACCGGCGGGGTGTACGTCAACCAGACCGCCGCCTTCTCCGACTTCCACGGCTCGGGCGGCAACCCGGCGGCGAACGCGGCCCTCACCGACGGCGCGTTCGTGGCCAGCCGGTTCCGGGTCGTCGAGGTGCGCCGGGAGGCCTAG